In Paenarthrobacter sp. GOM3, a single window of DNA contains:
- a CDS encoding DUF3499 domain-containing protein codes for MGAIRQCSRSACRQSAVATLTYVYADSTAVLGPLATYAEPHAYDLCSQHAESLTVPRGWEVLRLAMPSSPPEPGPDDLLALANAVREAASAAPEAPVRHNHAHMEPPAGTEGTRRGHLRILREPS; via the coding sequence GTGGGTGCTATTCGTCAATGTTCCAGGTCGGCCTGCCGCCAGTCCGCGGTGGCTACTTTGACGTACGTATACGCGGATTCGACAGCCGTCCTGGGTCCGCTGGCCACCTATGCCGAGCCCCACGCCTACGACCTGTGCTCGCAGCATGCGGAAAGCCTGACCGTCCCGCGTGGATGGGAAGTGCTTCGGCTGGCCATGCCCAGCTCGCCCCCCGAGCCCGGGCCCGACGACTTGCTCGCACTCGCCAACGCTGTTCGCGAAGCAGCCTCCGCAGCTCCGGAAGCTCCCGTGCGGCACAACCATGCGCACATGGAGCCACCTGCCGGTACCGAAGGCACACGACGCGGTCACCTGCGGATTCTTCGCGAACCGTCCTGA
- a CDS encoding Trm112 family protein, giving the protein MPKVSPELLSILRCPVTGSPLVQEGDELVASVAAADGEKLRYSIEDGIPLLLPPELLAAANAATSGQHDSKA; this is encoded by the coding sequence ATGCCAAAGGTCAGTCCTGAACTGTTGTCCATCCTGCGCTGTCCCGTGACGGGTTCACCGCTGGTCCAGGAGGGCGACGAGTTGGTTGCCTCCGTCGCCGCGGCGGACGGCGAAAAGCTCCGCTACTCGATCGAGGACGGCATTCCGCTTCTCCTGCCGCCGGAATTGTTGGCTGCCGCCAACGCAGCGACTTCCGGCCAGCACGATTCCAAGGCGTAA